From a region of the Lactuca sativa cultivar Salinas chromosome 4, Lsat_Salinas_v11, whole genome shotgun sequence genome:
- the LOC111914709 gene encoding uncharacterized protein LOC111914709 translates to MGSTIKEDQCMPDEKLEQHTNHYNKEIMAGSELWTDGLLCAFEYVKGQRRSEKSKSHTKPQPAHKPNSHKIMTKSSLQELDDGYSSEPTPLTEIWNENIQHWIPIGWARISELVETVQINDDWTSQQYDFTDDEDDRTTADLAAPYWERPAGPIWWCHVDASHPHISSWLTNASWLHPAISIALRDESRLISERMKHLLYEVPVRVAGGLLFELLGQSFGDPYIKEDDVPVVLRSWQAQNFLVTALHQKGVTSFLNVLGVIEVQELLFGGGNNIPRTIHEVIALLASRLARWDDRLFRKSIFGEADEVELKFINKRNNEDLDLFIIILNQEIRRLSQEVIRVKWSLHAREEIVFELVQHLRGNTTKMLLEGIRKSTREMLEEQEAVRGRIFTVQDVMQSTKRAWLQDRSTRVTHNLAVFGGCGLVLSIITGLFGINVDGIPGSENTPYAFGLFSGMMFLIGIILIAVGLIYFGLKQPITEEQVQVRKLELQELVNMFQHDAETHAQVRKHESRNNRTIKDANYIVIN, encoded by the exons ATGGGTAGTACTATCAAAGAGGACCAATGTATGCCTGATGAAAAACTGGAACAACATACAAATCATTACAACAAGGAAATCATGGCAGGTAGTGAGCTATGGACAGATGGACTCTTATGTGCTTTTGAATACGTGAAGGGTCAAAGAAGATCAGAAAAGTcaaaatcacacacaaaacccCAACCAGCTCATAAACCAAACAGCCATAAAATAATGACCAAATCATCTCTTCAAGAACTTGATGATGGTTATTCATCAGAACCCACACCTCTTACAGAAATCTGGAATGAAAATATCCAGCATTGGATCCCAATTGGTTGGGCAAGAATATCTGAACTTGTTGAAACAGTGCAAATCAATGATGACTGGACCTCACAGCAGTATGATTTCACGGATGATGAAGATGATCGCACAACTGCAGATTTAGCTGCCCCCTATTGGGAGCGGCCAGCTGGACCTATATGGTGGTGCCACGTGGATGCAAGCCACCCACACATTAGTTCCTGGCTTACTAATGCTTCATGGTTGCATCCTGCAATAAGTATTGCTTTGAGAGATGAAAGCCGGCTTATAAGTGAAAGGATGAAACACCTTTTATATGAG GTCCCAGTTAGGGTTGCTGGAGGTTTATTGTTTGAACTTTTGGGTCAATCTTTTGGTGACCCGTATATTAAGGAAGATGATGTACCAGTTGTGCTTCGTTCATGGCAAGCTCAAAACTTTTTAGTCACTGCATTGCATCAAAAAGGAGTTACATCATTCTTAAATGTTTTGGGTGTCATAGAAGttcag GAACTTCTTTTTGGTGGTGGTAATAATATACCAAGGACAATACATGAGGTGATAGCACTTTTAGCCAGCCGGCTTGCACGATGGGATGACAG ATTATTTCGGAAGTCTATATTTGGGGAAGCTGATGAAGTGGAACTGAAGTTCATTAATAAGAGAAACAATGAAGATTTGGATCTTTTCATTATAATCCTTAACCAAGAAATCAGAAGGCTATCACAAGAG GTTATTAGAGTCAAATGGTCATTACATGCAAGGGAAGAAATTGTGTTTGAACTTGTTCAACATCTGAGAGGAAACACAACCAAAATGTTGCTTGAGGGCATAAGAAAAAGCACAAGGGAGATGCTTGAAGAGCAAGAAGCAGTTCGTGGTCGCATTTTTACAGTTCAAGATGTCATGCAGAGCACCAAACGAGCCTGGTTGCAG GATAGAAGCACAAGGGTGACACATAATTTAGCTGTGTTTGGTGGGTGTGGGCTAGTTTTGTCAATCATCACGGGATTATTTGGGATCAATGTTGATGGAATCCCTGGAAGCGAAAATACACCATATGCATTTGGTCTATTTTCAGGAATGATGTTCTTGATAGGGATCATCTTAATTGCAGTTGGGTTGATATATTTTGGACTTAAACAGCCAATCACTGAAGAACAGGTTCAAGTAAGAAAACTGGAGTTGCAAGAACTTGTCAACATGTTTCAGCATGATGCAGAGACTCATGCTCAGGTTCGTAAACATGAATCTAGGAACAATCGTACCATAAAGGATGCAAATTATATTGTTATTAATTAg
- the LOC111914710 gene encoding KH domain-containing protein At4g18375, with protein sequence MGESGKRQRNKRERERDRDRGREKDGGNGDHKNQRRRGNERDDRSNNNNRGNDELVAYRILCPGRFIGSVIGKSGKVINSIRQDTRAKVKVVDPFPGTKNRVITIYCYIKEKEEIEPDEELGDRDPLCPAQDALIKVHNAIANVAETAGDSDKKWKDKEECQLLVPASQSANIIGKAGATIKKLRSRTRANIKVTPKDISDPNHSCAMDFDNFVVITGEPEAVKKALFAVSSIMYKFTPKEEIPLDTSVHEAPPNIIIPSDVPIYPASGLYPGVDPYVPSRPLPSVLGGSHVPELQGYADSGNTWPIYSSALPVVSGYGGASASGELLVRVLCPFNKIGRVIGRGGAAIRSVREASGARVDVDDTRRDECIITVAATESLDDIKSMAVEAVLLLQGKISEEEEENVSFRLLVPSKVIGCIIGKSGSIINEIRKRTRADVRISKGDKPKCADPNDELVEVIGEVGSVRDALVQIVLRLRDDVLKDRDSGGHNQSSGNDSMYAGGSGLPVPPVLPSVPPSLGYEHSHRGEPGSSMGMGMGMLPSGYGYGSLPMSDNGYGSLSSSYPSKFYGGLPPPDGSEMLIPAHAVGKVMGKGGANVDNIRKISGAVVEISDSKSSRGDRVAIISGTPEQKRSAENMIQAFIMAT encoded by the exons ATGGGTGAAAGTGGAAAGCGGCAGCGCAACAAGAGGGAGAGAGAAAGGGACAGGGATAGGGGGAGGGAGAAAGACGGTGGCAATGGCGATCATAAGAAccagagaagaagaggaaacgaAAGAGATGATAGAAGTAATAACAACAACAGGGGTAATGATGAATTGGTTGCTTACAGAATACTATGTCCAGGCAGATTCATTGGCAGTGTGATTGGAAAGAGTGGGAAGGTCATAAATTCAATAAGACAAGATACAAGAGCAAAGGTTAAGGTAGTAGATCCATTTCCTGGCACCAAAAACAGAGTCATAACAATATATTGTTATATTAAGGAGAAAGAGGAAATCGAGCCTGATGAAGAACTTGGTGATCGTGACCCTTTATGCCCTGCCCAGGATGCACTTATTAAGGTGCATAATGCAATTGCAAATGTAGCAGAAACAGCTGGTGATTCTGATAAAAAATGGAAAGATAAGGAAGAATGCCAACTTCTAGTTCCAGCTAGCCAGTCTGCAAATATTATTGGAAAGGCTGGGGCAACTATAAAGAAATTAAGAAGCAGGACAAGGGCAAACATTAAAGTTACTCCAAAAGATATTAGTGATCCTAATCATTCGTGTGCCATGGACTTTGACAACTTTGTTGTG ATAACTGGTGAACCAGAGGCAGTGAAGAAAGCACTGTTTGCAGTCTCCTCAATTATGTACAAGTTTACTCCAAAGGAAGAGATTCCTCTTGACACATCTGTTCATGAAGCTCCTCCAAACATCATAATACCTTCTGATGTACCCATCTATCCTGCTTCTGGTCTATACCCAGGTGTAGATCCATATGTGCCTTCCAGACCTCTTCCATCTGTTCTAGGTGGTTCACATGTACCAGAACTTCAAGGGTATGCGGATTCAGGGAACACATGGCCAATTTACTCTTCTGCCCTCCCTGTGGTTTCTGGGTATGGTGGTGCATCTGCATCAGGGGAGTTACTCGTAAGGGTGCTGTGCCCATTTAACAAGATTGGTCGTGTTATTGGAAGGGGTGGTGCTGCCATTAGAAGTGTCAGAGAAGCTAGTGGTGCTCGTGTTGATGTTGATGATACCAGACGCGATGAATGCATTATTACAGTTGCAGCAACAGAG TCATTGGATGATATAAAATCCATGGCTGTTGAAGCAGTTCTATTGCTTCAAGGAAAGATAagcgaggaagaagaagaaaacgTTTCTTTTAGGCTCCTTGTCCCTTCTAAAGTCATTGGGTGCATCATTGGTAAAAGTGGTTCTATCATAAATGAAATTCGGAAGAGAACAAGAGCAGATGTTCGTATATCAAAAGGTGATAAACCCAAATGTGCAGATCCTAATGATGAACTTGTTGAG GTGATTGGAGAAGTTGGGAGTGTGAGAGATGCACTTGTTCAAATAGTGCTTAGGCTTAGAGATGATGTTCTGAAAGACAGGGATAGTGGTGGTCATAATCAATCTTCAGGGAATGATTCCATGTATGCTGGTGGCAGTGGACTTCCTGTGCCTCCAGTGTTGCCAAGTGTCCCCCCTTCATTGGGTTATGAACATAGTCATAGAGGTGAACCTGGGAGCAGTATGGGTATGGGTATGGGTATGCTTCCTTCAGGCTATGGATATGGTTCACTACCGATGAGTGACAATGGCTATGGATCTTTATCCTCTTCATATCCATCAAAGTTCTATGGAGG ATTGCCTCCTCCTGATGGTTCTGAGATGCTTATCCCTGCTCATGCGGTGGGTAAGGTGATGGGTAAAGGTGGAGCCAATGTAGACAATATTCGAAAG ATATCTGGAGCTGTTGTAGAGATATCTGATTCCAAATCATCGCGAGGTGATCGTGTTGCCATAATATCTGGAACGCCTGAACAAAAACGTTCAGCAGAAAACATGATTCAGGCTTTCATAATGGCTACCTGA
- the LOC111914711 gene encoding ornithine aminotransferase, mitochondrial — protein sequence MATTRSLQLVFNRIKSRGTVRCFGTATEGIASPAASSRHLIDLEHDYSAHNYHPVPVVFSHGKGSAIWDPEGKKYLDFLAAYSAVNQGHCHPKIMNALMEQAQNLTLSSRAFYNDKFPVFAEYLTKMFGYDMVLPMNTGAEGVETAIKLARKWGYEKKRIPKDQGIIVSCCGCFHGRTMAAISMSCDNDATSGFWPLLPGQLKVDFGDEASLKKLFEEKGEYIAGFLFEPIQGEAGVIIPPDGYLKSVRELCSNHNVLMIADEIQSGLARSGRMLACDWEGVRPDVVILGKALGGGVMPVSAVLADKDVMLCIQPGEHGSTFGGNPLASAVAIASLQVIQDEKLAQRSAEMGEELRGLLRKSQQQFPDVVMEVRGKGLFNAVELISKSLYPANAYDLCIKLKERGILAKPTHNATIRLTPPLSISLDEIREGAKAFHDVLECDLPKLVKEKPMETTPKAPELCHRCGRDLYGSS from the exons ATGGCGACCACCAGATCGCTACAGCTTGTATTCAACAGAATCAAGAGCAGGGGAACCGTTCGGTGCTTTGGGACTGCTACCGAAGGCATCGCCTCTCCTGCCGCCTCTTCTCGCCACCTTATCGATTTAGAACACGATTACAGCGCACACAA TTATCATCCTGTCCCTGTCGTATTTTCTCATGGAAAAGGGTCAGCTATTTGGGATCCAGAAGGCAAAAAATATCTCGACTTTCTTGCAGCTTACTCTGCAGTTAATCAG GGACATTGTCATCCAAAGATCATGAACGCATTAATGGAACAGGCACAAAACCTAACCCTCAGTTCCAGAGCCTTCTACAATGACAAATTTCCAGTCTTTGCAGAGTATTTAACCAAAATGTTTGGATATGACATGGTTCTTCCAATGAACACTGGTGCTGAAGGAGTAGAAACCGCTATAAAGCTTGCAAGAAAATGGGGTTATGAGAAAAAAAGAATCCCCAAAGATCAG GGTATCATTGTCTCATGTTGTGGCTGCTTCCATGGTCGTACAATGGCTGCTATTTCTATGAGTTGTGATAATGATGCCACTAGTGGATTTTGGCCATTGTTACCTGGTCAACTTAAAGTTGACTTTGGAGATGAAGCTTCCCTTAAGAAACTTTTTGAAG AAAAAGGAGAATATATAGCTGGTTTTTTATTTGAGCCCATACAAGGAGAGGCTGGG GTTATAATTCCTCCAGATGGTTATCTTAAAAGTGTGAGAGAACTTTGTTCAAATCACAACGTGTTAATGATTGCAGACGAGATACAAAGTGGGTTAGCAAGATCTGGAAGAATGCTGGCATGTGATTGGGAAGGTGTGAGGCCTGATGTTGTT ATACTAGGGAAAGCATTAGGTGGTGGAGTGATGCCAGTTAGTGCAGTTCTTGCAGACAAAGATGTCATGCTTTGCATACAACCAGGTGAACATGGAAG CACATTTGGAGGAAACCCATTAGCCAGTGCTGTTGCCATTGCATCATTGCAGGTGATACAAGATGAAAAACTTGCCCAAag ATCTGCTGAAATGGGAGAGGAACTGAGAGGATTATTAAGAAAAAGTCAGCAGCAATTTCCTGATGTTGTGATGGAAGTTCGTGGAAAAGGCTTATTCAATGCAGTTGAGCTTATTAGCAAATCTTTATATCCTGCAAATGCATACGATCTATGTATTAAATTGAAGGAAAGAGGAATTCTTGCAAAACCTACTCATAATGCCACTATCCGCTTAACTCCTCCCCTTTCAATAAG tttggatgagattcgGGAAGGTGCTAAGGCGTTTCATGATGTATTGGAATGTGATCTTCCGAAACTGGTGAAGGAGAAGCCGATGGAAACTACTCCAAAAGCTCCGGAATTATGTCATCGTTGTGGACGCGACTTGTATGGCTCTTCCTAG